From a region of the Streptomyces sp. NBC_01454 genome:
- a CDS encoding PadR family transcriptional regulator has product MALKHAVLAALLDGEYSGYQLAKAFDVGLANFWHALPQQLYAELTRLEAEGLVAGRQVVQETRPNKRLFQVTDEGLAELERFAAAASRPSFIRDDLLVKVQAVDHIDAAPVIGQLTERARMAAAKVEIFEQLLTRLRGGADEAEFLAHGARIGPYLTCLRGLGFERQTRDWCERIAGVLRARSGAPHRP; this is encoded by the coding sequence ATGGCTCTCAAGCACGCGGTGCTGGCGGCGCTGCTCGACGGCGAGTACAGCGGCTATCAGCTGGCCAAGGCGTTCGACGTCGGCCTCGCCAACTTCTGGCACGCCCTGCCGCAGCAGCTCTACGCGGAGCTGACCAGGCTGGAGGCGGAGGGGCTGGTCGCCGGGCGTCAGGTGGTCCAGGAAACCCGGCCCAACAAGCGGCTGTTCCAGGTCACCGACGAGGGCCTGGCCGAGCTGGAGCGGTTCGCGGCGGCCGCGTCCCGGCCGTCCTTCATCCGCGACGATCTGCTGGTCAAGGTGCAGGCCGTGGACCACATCGACGCCGCACCCGTGATCGGGCAGCTCACCGAGCGGGCCCGGATGGCCGCCGCCAAGGTCGAGATCTTCGAGCAGCTGCTGACCCGGCTGCGCGGCGGCGCGGACGAGGCGGAGTTCCTGGCCCACGGGGCGCGGATCGGCCCGTATCTGACCTGCCTGCGCGGCCTGGGCTTCGAGCGTCAGACCCGCGACTGGTGCGAGCGGATCGCCGGCGTCCTGCGGGCGCGCAGCGGCGCACCACACCGCCCCTGA
- a CDS encoding cytochrome P450 has product MTTAERTETDPGTEPGTRLPSLGIPAARAAGCPFDPAPGVERALREEPVTRATLWDGSSCWLVTRHQDVRLVLGDPRFSADATRPGFPFLTAGGREIIGTDPTFLRMDDPGHARLRRMLTADFMVKKMEAMRPEVQRLTDELLDRMTEGRTSADLVAEFALPLPSLVICLLLGVPYEDHEFFQQHSGVLLNLRSTREEVRAAQDELVGYLVRLAESKRDRPDDAIISRLVARGDLNPAEIAAMGRLLLIAGHETTANMTALSTLALLRNPDQLARLRDDPSLIKGAVEELLRYLTIVHNGLPRVATEDVRVGDVTIRAGEGVVCTLNTANRDEDTFPGADGLDVGRDARRHVAFGFGIHQCLGQPLARVELQIALETLLRRLPGLRLGIPFEDVPFRHDMGIYGVHALPIAW; this is encoded by the coding sequence ATGACGACTGCAGAACGCACCGAGACGGACCCCGGCACCGAGCCGGGCACGCGCCTCCCCTCACTCGGCATTCCGGCCGCACGGGCCGCCGGCTGCCCCTTCGACCCGGCACCCGGCGTCGAACGGGCCCTCCGGGAGGAGCCGGTCACCCGGGCGACACTGTGGGACGGGTCCTCCTGCTGGCTGGTGACCCGGCATCAGGACGTACGGCTGGTGCTCGGCGACCCGCGGTTCAGCGCCGATGCGACCCGCCCCGGGTTTCCGTTCCTCACCGCCGGCGGGCGGGAGATCATCGGCACCGACCCGACCTTCCTCCGCATGGACGACCCCGGGCACGCACGGCTGCGCCGGATGCTCACCGCCGACTTCATGGTGAAGAAGATGGAGGCGATGCGCCCCGAGGTGCAGCGCCTGACCGACGAGCTGCTGGACCGGATGACCGAGGGGCGCACCTCGGCGGACCTGGTGGCCGAATTCGCGCTGCCGCTGCCGTCGTTGGTGATCTGTCTGCTGCTCGGCGTCCCGTACGAGGACCATGAGTTCTTCCAGCAGCACAGCGGGGTGCTGCTCAACCTCCGGTCGACGCGCGAGGAGGTACGGGCCGCGCAGGACGAGCTGGTGGGGTATCTGGTCCGGCTCGCCGAGTCCAAGCGGGACCGGCCGGACGACGCCATCATCAGCCGGCTGGTCGCCCGCGGCGATCTGAACCCGGCGGAAATCGCCGCCATGGGACGGCTGTTGCTGATCGCCGGCCATGAGACCACGGCCAACATGACCGCGCTGTCCACGCTCGCCCTGCTGCGCAACCCCGACCAGCTGGCCCGGCTGCGCGACGATCCCTCGCTGATCAAGGGCGCGGTGGAGGAGCTGCTGCGCTATCTGACGATCGTGCACAACGGCCTGCCCCGGGTCGCCACCGAGGACGTCCGCGTCGGTGACGTCACCATCCGGGCCGGCGAGGGCGTGGTGTGCACCCTCAACACCGCCAACCGCGACGAGGACACCTTCCCCGGGGCCGACGGACTCGATGTCGGCCGCGACGCCCGACGCCATGTGGCCTTCGGCTTCGGCATCCACCAGTGCCTGGGCCAGCCCCTCGCCCGCGTGGAACTGCAGATCGCCCTGGAGACGCTGCTGCGCCGGCTGCCGGGTCTCCGGCTCGGCATCCCCTTCGAGGACGTCCCGTTCCGTCACGACATGGGGATCTACGGGGTGCATGCACTGCCCATCGCGTGGTGA
- a CDS encoding nuclear transport factor 2 family protein, with amino-acid sequence MGTTADRFKAAVQARELGALDELFTEDVRLYSPVKFTPFEGRPMVLGLFGVLLRTFEDFHYVGELAGSAQTAAGADGGSAESTILVFRATVRGKQIHGIDLLQFDEAGRIKEFTVMVRPQSAVQALGEAVLAGLVEDGLVPRP; translated from the coding sequence ATGGGGACGACCGCGGACCGCTTCAAGGCGGCGGTTCAGGCACGGGAACTGGGCGCGCTGGACGAGCTGTTCACCGAGGACGTCCGCCTCTACAGCCCGGTGAAGTTCACCCCGTTCGAGGGACGGCCGATGGTGCTCGGGCTGTTCGGGGTGCTGCTGCGCACCTTCGAGGACTTCCACTACGTCGGCGAGCTGGCGGGCAGCGCCCAGACGGCGGCGGGCGCGGACGGCGGCTCCGCCGAGTCGACGATCCTGGTCTTCCGGGCCACCGTGCGCGGCAAGCAGATCCACGGCATCGATCTGCTGCAGTTCGACGAGGCGGGCCGGATCAAGGAGTTCACGGTGATGGTGCGGCCGCAGTCCGCGGTGCAGGCACTGGGCGAGGCGGTGCTGGCCGGACTGGTCGAGGACGGGCTGGTGCCGCGGCCGTAG
- a CDS encoding ferredoxin, which yields MRVLIDQDKCCGAGSCVLSAPDVFDQRDEDGIVVLLNAEPPAALHEAVEEAAAICPAAAISVEQTERV from the coding sequence ATGCGCGTGCTCATCGACCAGGACAAATGCTGCGGCGCCGGAAGCTGCGTGCTGTCCGCGCCCGACGTCTTCGACCAGCGTGACGAGGACGGCATCGTCGTCCTGCTGAACGCCGAACCGCCCGCCGCACTGCACGAAGCGGTCGAGGAAGCGGCGGCGATCTGCCCGGCCGCCGCGATCTCGGTGGAGCAGACCGAGCGGGTCTGA